In Microcoleus sp. FACHB-831, one genomic interval encodes:
- a CDS encoding orange carotenoid protein N-terminal domain-containing protein, whose translation MVSTSVGAYDQGKEALKSLSIDDQLGLLWFVYTKMGKSVTPAAPGASGSDIAEGLFNQVKALPHPEQLQVQRDIASNANTQISREYGSLSPETKLAFWYFLAQGMDNGTIIPMPPDYQLPQAGQDLLARIEGMDFQQQIDFLRGAVLVMGAEAAPGSEI comes from the coding sequence ATGGTATCCACATCAGTTGGTGCTTACGATCAAGGTAAAGAAGCTTTAAAAAGCTTGAGCATAGACGATCAACTAGGCTTGTTGTGGTTTGTTTACACCAAAATGGGTAAATCTGTCACACCAGCTGCTCCCGGTGCTTCTGGCTCAGATATCGCTGAGGGTTTGTTCAATCAAGTTAAGGCACTTCCTCATCCAGAACAGCTACAAGTTCAGCGCGACATTGCCTCAAACGCAAATACTCAAATTAGCCGCGAATATGGTTCTTTGAGTCCTGAAACCAAACTGGCTTTTTGGTATTTCTTAGCGCAAGGAATGGACAACGGTACCATCATTCCTATGCCTCCTGACTATCAACTTCCCCAAGCCGGACAAGACTTGTTAGCACGTATCGAAGGAATGGATTTTCAACAGCAGATCGATTTTCTGCGCGGTGCCGTATTAGTTATGGGTGCAGAGGCTGCGCCTGGATCTGAGATCTAG